The following nucleotide sequence is from Cucumis melo cultivar AY chromosome 1, USDA_Cmelo_AY_1.0, whole genome shotgun sequence.
ATCCAGAGTAAATGGTAGAGTTCTTGGAGCTGAAGACCACAAATTACATATCAAAGAACAGTCATTTTGATAATTAAAGGACGATACTTTAAAACTAGTTCGAGCAAACAAGTTGCATGCAATCAAATCTGCATAAGTACAGCAAAAGAAAGATGATTACCCGGTCGTGTCTGAAACTTCTCTAgatattttcattttcttggtAGTTCCTTTGTACAAATCTTCAAGGCTACAAGGCAATCTATTCTCAATTGGAGCAGCTTTACGAGAAGACGCTTGGTTCATGGATCCTCCCCCACTTTCTCTAAAAGAAGTAAATATATCATCACCAAAAATGCTACTTGAAAACCTTGGTCCCCCTCCCATTCCTCCAAAAGGGTTCGAAGACCCAAAAAATTCCGCGTAAATATCTTCAGCATTTCGAGGATTGAATCTAAATGTTGATGACCGGTCGCCGGTGGAAAAGAAGGAAGCTCCTCCACCAGGGCCACCAGCATCAGGTGGCGGCACCTGACCCTTTAAACCCTCTTCACCGTATTGATCATAAATTTCTTTCTTCTGGGGGTCGCTAAGAACCTAAATGCAACATTCAAACAGAACCACAGAACCAAATCTAACATGAGGTAATCGAAAAATCCAAGAAATGAAAAACGAATTCCATAAATCTTGATATTCGATATAAGACATAACAGGCAAACCCCATGTCAATTTCAACGCAGTCAAGTGCAAGAATCTGATGGATCGATCTCAACAAAGTCGTGAGATTTTTATTCAGATAAGAGAGGGGGAAAGTGATGAAAGACGAACCTCGTAAGCTTCAGAGATCTGCTTGAATTTGGCTTCCGCTTCTTTCTTGTTATTTGGGTTCTTATCGGGATGCCATTTCATGGCGAGCTTCCTGTAAGCCTTCTTCAAATCATCATCTTTGGCATTGCGATCAACTTGTAAAACCTTGTAATAGTCGATTCCCATCTCCCCTTCACTATCCCTCGTTAGTCCCTTCTTCTTCCGATGGTGTTCTTCAAAGGGATTTTgggcaaagaagaagaaaaacactATTGGTTCGATTGAGCACCCCGTAGAAAGTTCCAGAAATTATCTTCTTCAACAACCTTCCTTTCAAAAACCAAACTTTAGGGTTCTTTTTTTCATTACAAAAATTagggtttatttatttatttatttattcctctctcattatatatatatattctattattttattttgtaaatttggttgtagttattttttatgacaattttgaaaaaggaaaaaatcaaCAAGTCCACAATGTAAGATAACGAAAATACTTCACAATTTAATCGATTACAAAATGGTTTTGTACCCAGTCCAAACGATCTTGTACTCattctaaacgatcttgtacctttGTAGCAAGTTTAATTGATTTTGTATCATTGTACCTAGTTTAAAGATATTGTATTCACTCTTAATGATCTTCataccaaatgtaaacgataagtacacgatcttgtacccttgtccGTCATACCCAACCTAAATTATCTTGTACCCATATACCTGGTATAAACGATATTGTACCAAATTTTATAGTccatctaaacgatcttgtaccaaaaagaaaaggagaagatgagagatgaggaaaaaataaaaaattctggaagaggaaataaataaatcgCAAACAAGAAGAAGTGAAaatatgaagaaagaaaaataataatatgaagagaagaataataaatcacaaagaataagaaaaagaagtgaagtgAAGAATGATCACGCAatattcaaaaccaacaaaaagcAAACCTATAGTTTATGGAAAAACAATAGTGGTTTCATTGACTTTTTTTTAGTTTCAGCGTTTTTCTTAATAACTCTTTTATATACAATTTTatagttcttttcttttttttacacgaaAGATTCCCATGTTGATCATGATATTGGAAGTTAACGTAGAGAAAGACAAGTTCAAGCAATTTAGAAATGACAAAGAAAGAGTAATTGTTTTAATGTTTcttgtattttatttttcacattgCACCAATGAATTTAgggatttaaaattttactattttttacatgcttttattttttttccctctccCTCTTGTCAAATTTGCTGTAAATACAAGCAACATGAATAGTTTATTagagtttgaaaaaaaaaatggatacTAAATTGTTGCATACTTAGAAAACTTTAGATTTAGTTATGAAAGTATAATGAAGTAAAAGTGTTACATTATACAATTACtaatttgtttctaaatttCAACGATTGGGCTTCGACTTTGGTTTAAACGACTCATTCGAGTCCAACAAATGGGGTTTAGTTTCCACCTTCCAAACCTTGGGGCATGCAACCGGGCCAACCCAACCCAAATAACATATAAGCATTGCAGGCCCAAAGCCCAAAGCCCAAAGTGAGAGGCGACATTGTTCTCTCTCCTACTCCACCaaacttttcctttttattttcaaaGCTAAAAAAAGTGGAGATTTGAATTCAAATACatacagagagagagagaggtaaAAGTCAAAGAGTTTGTTTAACCCATCAATGAAAAGCCAACACAAACAGTTAGAAAAAGCAAAGCTG
It contains:
- the LOC103495642 gene encoding uncharacterized protein LOC103495642, which codes for MGIDYYKVLQVDRNAKDDDLKKAYRKLAMKWHPDKNPNNKKEAEAKFKQISEAYEVLSDPQKKEIYDQYGEEGLKGQVPPPDAGGPGGGASFFSTGDRSSTFRFNPRNAEDIYAEFFGSSNPFGGMGGGPRFSSSIFGDDIFTSFRESGGGSMNQASSRKAAPIENRLPCSLEDLYKGTTKKMKISREVSDTTGKIVTVEEILTIDIKPGWKKGTKITFPEKGNEQPNVIPADLVFIIDEKPHSVFTRDGNDLIVTQKISLAEALTGYTVHLTTLDGRSLTIPINNVVNPSYEEVVPREGMPMQKDPTKKGSLRIKFNIKFPSRLTTEQKAGIKKLLGQ